Proteins encoded within one genomic window of Lynx canadensis isolate LIC74 chromosome B4, mLynCan4.pri.v2, whole genome shotgun sequence:
- the CLEC4D gene encoding C-type lectin domain family 4 member D isoform X2 encodes MSQEPQNKQEGQPSHLIPWAIAIFFISLLSACFIANCLVTHYSFLHCRRRMGMFKLPEYYKKITCTKEESKLKGSTWNCCPTGWRSFQDSCYLPLNDNKTWAKSERNCTDMGAHLVTITSEAEQNFIVQFLDRRFSYFLGLTDEDHEGQWSWVDKTPFDPHIVWSQEARARDPRASFDYLLAHKITKD; translated from the exons ATGAGCCAAGAACCTCAAAATAAAC AAGAAGGCCAGCCTTCCCACCTGATCCCTTGGGCCATTGCTATTTTTTTCATCTCACTCCTCAGTGCTTGTTTTATTGCAAATTGTTTGG TGACTCATTACAGCTTTCTACACTGCAGGAGACGCATGGGAATGTTCAAGTTACCAGAGTATTACAAGAAGATAACATGCACCAAAGAGGAATCAAAACTGAAAG GAAGCACCTGGAATTGCTGTCCTACTGGTTGGAGATCCTTCCAGGACAGTTGCTATTTACCTCTGAATGACAACAAGACATGGGCAAAGAGCGAGAGGAACTGCACGGACATGGGGGCTCATCTGGTCACCATCACCTCAGAAGCTGAGCAG AACTTTATTGTTCAATTTTTGGATAGACGGTTTTCATATTTCCTGGGACTTACAGATGAGGACCATGAAGGCCAGTGGTCCTGGGTGGACAAGACACCATTTGACCCACATATTGT ATGGTCTCAGGAAGCGAGAGCACGAGATCCTCGTGCTTCCTTCGACTATCTTCTTGCACATAAAATCACCAAGGATTGA
- the CLEC4D gene encoding C-type lectin domain family 4 member D isoform X1, producing MSQEPQNKQEGQPSHLIPWAIAIFFISLLSACFIANCLVTHYSFLHCRRRMGMFKLPEYYKKITCTKEESKLKGSTWNCCPTGWRSFQDSCYLPLNDNKTWAKSERNCTDMGAHLVTITSEAEQNFIVQFLDRRFSYFLGLTDEDHEGQWSWVDKTPFDPHIVFWHEGEPNNYKQNENCVILVNVQDKWAWNDFPCNFERRRICKLPGTTFN from the exons ATGAGCCAAGAACCTCAAAATAAAC AAGAAGGCCAGCCTTCCCACCTGATCCCTTGGGCCATTGCTATTTTTTTCATCTCACTCCTCAGTGCTTGTTTTATTGCAAATTGTTTGG TGACTCATTACAGCTTTCTACACTGCAGGAGACGCATGGGAATGTTCAAGTTACCAGAGTATTACAAGAAGATAACATGCACCAAAGAGGAATCAAAACTGAAAG GAAGCACCTGGAATTGCTGTCCTACTGGTTGGAGATCCTTCCAGGACAGTTGCTATTTACCTCTGAATGACAACAAGACATGGGCAAAGAGCGAGAGGAACTGCACGGACATGGGGGCTCATCTGGTCACCATCACCTCAGAAGCTGAGCAG AACTTTATTGTTCAATTTTTGGATAGACGGTTTTCATATTTCCTGGGACTTACAGATGAGGACCATGAAGGCCAGTGGTCCTGGGTGGACAAGACACCATTTGACCCACATATTGT attctGGCATGAGGGTGAACCCAACAACtataaacagaatgaaaattgTGTTATCCTTGTTAATGTCCAAGACAAATGGGCCTGGAATGACTTTCCTTGTAACTTTGAGAGAAGAAGAATTTGCAAGTTACCTGGAACAACATTCAACTAG
- the CLEC4E gene encoding C-type lectin domain family 4 member E isoform X2 — protein sequence MNSSQPSTSQGTEKGHFSSQRLLWTVAGVCILLLSVCFITRCVGSVKNCCPLSWIHFQSSCYLFSTNTMSWASSVKNCSNMGAHLVVINTQEEQEFLFYAKPKRREFYIGLTDQVIEGQWQWVDGTPFTEALSFWDEGEPNNLVTVEDCATIRDSSNPRKNWNDVPCFFNVFRICEMPEISALNNKKIF from the exons atgaattcatCCCAACCATCTACATCACAAGGCACAG AGAAAGGACACTTCTCTTCCCAAAGGCTCTTATGGACTGTTGCTGGGGTCTGCATTCTACTGCTCAGTGTCTGTTTTATCACCAGATGTGTTG GTTCAGTCAAGAATTGTTGTCCGTTGAGCTGGATCCATTTTCAATCTAGCTGCTACTTATTTTCTACTAACACCATGTCCTGGGCATCAAGCGTAAAAAACTGCTCAAACATGGGAGCACATCTGGTTGTTATCAACACACAGGAGGAGCAG GAATTTCTTTTCTACGCGAAACCGAAAAGGAGAGAGTTTTATATTGGACTGACAGACCAGGTGATTGAGGGTCAGTGGCAATGGGTAGATGGCACACCTTTCACCGAAGCTCTGAG cttctgggacGAAGGGGAGCCCAATAATTTAGTTACAGTGGAGGACTGTGCTACCATACGAGACTCTTCAAATCCGAGGAAAAATTGGAATGACGTGCCCTGTTTCTTCAATGTGTTTCGGATTTGTGAAATGCCTGAAATAAGTGCTttgaataacaaaaaaatcttcTGA
- the CLEC4E gene encoding C-type lectin domain family 4 member E isoform X1, with protein MNSSQPSTSQGTEKGHFSSQRLLWTVAGVCILLLSVCFITRCVVTYHSFQLCDEKKFQPYEDLMDFSCYKDVSGSVKNCCPLSWIHFQSSCYLFSTNTMSWASSVKNCSNMGAHLVVINTQEEQEFLFYAKPKRREFYIGLTDQVIEGQWQWVDGTPFTEALSFWDEGEPNNLVTVEDCATIRDSSNPRKNWNDVPCFFNVFRICEMPEISALNNKKIF; from the exons atgaattcatCCCAACCATCTACATCACAAGGCACAG AGAAAGGACACTTCTCTTCCCAAAGGCTCTTATGGACTGTTGCTGGGGTCTGCATTCTACTGCTCAGTGTCTGTTTTATCACCAGATGTGTTG TGACGTATCATAGCTTTCAACTCTGTGATGAGAAAAAGTTCCAGCCATATGAGGATTTAATGGACTTCTCCTGCTACAAAGATGTATCGG GTTCAGTCAAGAATTGTTGTCCGTTGAGCTGGATCCATTTTCAATCTAGCTGCTACTTATTTTCTACTAACACCATGTCCTGGGCATCAAGCGTAAAAAACTGCTCAAACATGGGAGCACATCTGGTTGTTATCAACACACAGGAGGAGCAG GAATTTCTTTTCTACGCGAAACCGAAAAGGAGAGAGTTTTATATTGGACTGACAGACCAGGTGATTGAGGGTCAGTGGCAATGGGTAGATGGCACACCTTTCACCGAAGCTCTGAG cttctgggacGAAGGGGAGCCCAATAATTTAGTTACAGTGGAGGACTGTGCTACCATACGAGACTCTTCAAATCCGAGGAAAAATTGGAATGACGTGCCCTGTTTCTTCAATGTGTTTCGGATTTGTGAAATGCCTGAAATAAGTGCTttgaataacaaaaaaatcttcTGA
- the CLEC4D gene encoding C-type lectin domain family 4 member D isoform X3, translated as MSQEPQNKLTHYSFLHCRRRMGMFKLPEYYKKITCTKEESKLKGSTWNCCPTGWRSFQDSCYLPLNDNKTWAKSERNCTDMGAHLVTITSEAEQNFIVQFLDRRFSYFLGLTDEDHEGQWSWVDKTPFDPHIVFWHEGEPNNYKQNENCVILVNVQDKWAWNDFPCNFERRRICKLPGTTFN; from the exons ATGAGCCAAGAACCTCAAAATAAAC TGACTCATTACAGCTTTCTACACTGCAGGAGACGCATGGGAATGTTCAAGTTACCAGAGTATTACAAGAAGATAACATGCACCAAAGAGGAATCAAAACTGAAAG GAAGCACCTGGAATTGCTGTCCTACTGGTTGGAGATCCTTCCAGGACAGTTGCTATTTACCTCTGAATGACAACAAGACATGGGCAAAGAGCGAGAGGAACTGCACGGACATGGGGGCTCATCTGGTCACCATCACCTCAGAAGCTGAGCAG AACTTTATTGTTCAATTTTTGGATAGACGGTTTTCATATTTCCTGGGACTTACAGATGAGGACCATGAAGGCCAGTGGTCCTGGGTGGACAAGACACCATTTGACCCACATATTGT attctGGCATGAGGGTGAACCCAACAACtataaacagaatgaaaattgTGTTATCCTTGTTAATGTCCAAGACAAATGGGCCTGGAATGACTTTCCTTGTAACTTTGAGAGAAGAAGAATTTGCAAGTTACCTGGAACAACATTCAACTAG